The Cyprinus carpio isolate SPL01 chromosome A10, ASM1834038v1, whole genome shotgun sequence nucleotide sequence cagtttccactaaaatattaagcatatttaaatattaaataaaatattttcaactgggataaaaattgtttcttgagtaccaaatcagcatattggaatgatttctgaaaaatcatatgacactgaaaagATTGGAatttggatcacaggaataaattactttataaaattgattaaaatagaaaacgttattttttaattataatatttcacaatattatggtttttactatatttttgatcaaatcaatgtcACTTGTAAGCAAGTGACAAAtctaagcagaagagacttctcgaATCAACTTTTGTACAGTAGTGTACCTGTGGCAATCAAAGCAATACAAACATATTTAGGACATTTTGTACCTGGTATGGAGTGTGGTTGTAGAGAGGTGGGGTGTACTGGGCCTCTCTACAGCTGGTGTCCTCATCCGAGGAGGATCCGGAGTGGTAATCTGACGTGACCCTCTCCACAGCCCTCGTCACTTTCTTTGTCACATCctctttatcatcatcatcatcacttgaGAAGGTGGCTACAGTGAAACCATGATTACTCTCGCCATACCTGTGTCCAATTCACAAGTAAcgataattaaaaaacaaaccagCAGAACACttctaaataaacagaaaaacatcaGCTTTATTTCATGAACTTACCTACAGCACACCTCTCCAGGGTCGACCCAAAGTGTGAGCTCCTTAGGTAGACCAAGGTCCTTATACTGCACTCCACTCTCAGCACACGCTCTGAGCAATTCAGTATCCTCTTTATGGAAGCGGTTCACTCTGATGCACCTGCACAAGATAGATATATATCTCATTTTTACATGATGCACACTACATGCATCCCGTTCTGACTATCTGTGAATCTAAAGAATATGACATTGATGTCATTAGTTTGTCAATGAACACTACTGCTGATCAGAGTGCTGTACCTGAATGCTTGGCCCTTGCTGGGGTTGTCTGGATACCAGTGACCCTTGTACTTTTCCTGTAATGCTACAGTTAACCGCTCCACAAACAGGTCCACCTTTTCGCCATTCAACTTCTCAGCCTTCTTTATCAGCCGCTTCAGGAAAAATACCACCGCTGCTATTTCTTTCTTCATTGTTAGCTGTTCATCTGAAATTCAGGTCCAACTTCTGTGGATACAGAGACTTTTATGAGTACAAATACCACAACAAGACCCAGTGATATTATTTCTAtatgttcattaaagaatcctgaaaatttgTCCTCACATGTTCCAAAAACAAATTGAGCAAaccaactgtttttaacactgataatacaaaaaaaaaaaaaaaagtttgttgaacaggaaatcagcatattagaatgatttctgaaggatcagacAACACTaaaggaataaattccattttaaatgggttaaaatagaaaacagctgttttaaattgtaatattactgtttCCACTGTACtttgtcaaatatatgcagccttgatgagctgaATATTTGGAATCATACAGACTCCAAATATTTGAGCATAAAcgcacattaatttattaaatcatttattaaataatacaaattaataatcaacacattcatataaattattattactactactactaaaactaatattattaaaaatagaacatCTGCTTCATACTTCTTTTTTGAAGTTCAGAACAGGTTTCGTTCTAAATCATCAACCCATCAAATTCGAAACCATCATGCACCCGAAACATAAGCTCCTAAGATCTTGGCCGTCTATGGATACTAGACCTAACGTTAGTGTGCACTACAAGAAGTGATCAACACAAAGCTGGGCGGTCAGACGGCGGGACAGCACAGCAGGATGGCGCGCTGATTACATCACGACCGTTTGAAAAACAAGACCATGACCAGTAGCAGTCTATAACAGCACaggcataaaaaataataataataataataataatttcctaaACTACATTACGTGTtaataattgtcataatttagaAATTCTACGTTGTAGTTTAAcctaccaaaaaaattatttagagcACTTGCAGCTAAAATAcgtccaataaataaataaaataccattttgttcattcatattttttaagagTATTGATCGTTATTGCTCTTTATATATGTACAAAAGCTTATTTGGTAAGTTAATGTTAGTCAAACTGGAAAAAATGTGGTTGCCCAACTGAACTTAAGTAACACGAGCTAACGACGACCTTGTTTAAATGTCGTATATTAAAACTATACACAATGTTCACATTTCCAAGTAtttcggtttaaaaaaaaaaatatatataaaaataattatcacaaacCGAAACTAGCTCGCTGTAGCCTTAGCCGAAGTTAACGTGGCCTCGATTCCATTTTCGGTTGGCTTTTCTGACCGTTTCCTTTACAACCATTAGtttcaaattgtttttaatttaatatctgTAGCTTATAAACACATATTAGTTTTACGCGAGCTCGCTACATCACTACAAACAGACATACTGACCGTGTTTTCCTTTCATCCACATGTGGACAACTCCAGCTGCCTAGTGCACACACTTCCAGATCTGCTCCGCGCGACTGAGGCCGGGTGACGTGACTTTGTCTTGTGCGCATGCTTAAAGGAAATGATTCAGGACTCGATTCTTTTGATTCGTGAAGCGAAAGATTCAttgtacataaaaaagtaaattgaaaaagtaaaacaaaaagcatttattatgtttatggATAGAAgagcacacacataaataaatacaggatGGAAGTATTTTACTCCGTAGATTTTACCAAATCAAtcaacaattaatcaaaataagcATACCGTTCAGCAAACGTGAAATACAAGGGTTATGGGCCCGAGGTCAATCGGggagaatattttatttaattattattattattattattattattagcattttttaataataaaggcTGGGGTGCACTAGACTAGACTGAGACATTTTTAGAAATAGGACAATGGCGCCATCTGGCTTGAAAAGCGGTGTTTTGCAGTCAAGCAGGTCACACCGGGTTCAAGAATTGATAAACTCGTGACCTTAGAGTGTCTGGGTTGTGAACATTTGACATATCAACTCAGAATGACAAATTTCAACACGAGCGGCACATCTTGTCAGCAGGAAATATATATCAGGGTATACACTACAgtcaaaataaatgattcatgtttatataaagagaaaagtctgatgatttttgtctttttttctttttctttttttcttttttttgtttcaggtcTACATGTCTCACTGGAATAACTGTTGCTGGATGAAGGATGACGATCTCTCAGTACTGAATACAGAACCTCACTCCTCAGGTCTGAGTGGAGAATAAGCTTAGATGTGACAATGACCCTCACAGGCTGTTGACAGGAGTTAGCAGTGCAGAGATGAAACTGCAGTGCAGACAGAGCTATCTGAGTATTATAACCTATAAGGGTCAACTGAAGGGTCAATCTGTATTCTGATGTTTCTATGCTGAATGAACAGGTGTATTTATGTAAATTGTAATACCTCTAAATCTGTCTCTTTTCTCATAACATTCAGTATGAGTCATGTGGAGTATTTTTGGTTGGCTCTGGGATGAGTGGTTTACCCAATACGAGTAGTTTACACAGTCAGATATATTCAAGTATGAATGGAGGGTGAATGATCTGTCTGGGTTGGTTTTGTTACTGCTGTATGTGAGAGAGGCGTTCTGAAATTCTCCATTTCTATCTGGTCTAGAGCAGAGGGCTGAGGGTAAAACCCCTCAGAGCTACAAAGCATCATGGGAAATCCACCCATTGCTCTTACATGTGACACAGTCTCAGACACAATGGGGCATGCTATCAGAAATATAAGTTTCCGTAAATATCAAAAGCAGATACATGTTACTCTACTACCCTCAAATGTCATAATGATTTCTGTTTCTAgtcataaaataagaaaataaaattaaataaaaaaaccttaccaaTCACTTGGACAAATGTTCTTTCTTCCCTCAATagccaaaagaaagaaaaatcaattcCTTTCTCGGTTCAGAAGCAATGAAACCTCATTGCAGCAGTGTAGTAAATGTACATTAGGCCTATTTCAAATTCACCATGTTAATTATTTTGGAAATGTGTTACCACTGCATGTGAAAACATAACTATGTGGGTCCCAAAACACTACCCAACTTAAAcacaaaatactgttttattataatgtttttccaTTGATAGCCTATTAACACTGATCTTATTTGTAGGTTATGTGTTATGAAATTCCCGTATTCTTATCATGTCTGTTTTTAGAAATTGCATCATCTTTTGTGGTGTAACAGAGACTGGATGTTCTAACTCATGATGGTCTAAATCAGGGGTCTTCAACATTTTTCAGGCCAAGGACCCATTAGACGATAGAGACATGACcattccccccctcccccccacacccaccccaccccacccaattcaaaatgtgctaaaatacatttaaattttatcaaTCATATGGACAATTAAATATTTACCTGAACTTTAGCTTCAAGTTTActaaaacatcacattttaattttacatgaacAGTTAAGAatcaaactgaataattaaaattgAGGGTTCTCTAGTACAGTGCAGATGTTAGCTATATAAGCAGTGTAACATTTAAGATTTACAGCAAGCCATTATTTTTAGAGATTATTGGAATGCAATTTTGTGCACATCTATTTTGACATGCCATATCGTGTCCCGTGGTATTATCACTGTCAATTGCAGTTTCAGGAGTGAATCACGCATTAATATGTAGATGTCACTTCTAAAACTTTGCTGCGTCAGCCTGTGTGTAACAGGCCTTCAGTACTCTTGGCaggatgaaaaacaaaacttttattcaatacttttatCAGGTGGAGACAGGAGAATAGTCAGGTAAATAAGGTCAAAGTCTGGGGCAGTCTACCAGCAACCAAATCCAGTTCACAAGACAAGAAACAGAGTCAGGCAGGCAAGAAGGTGTCACGGGTTGTGTTGGGAAGCAAGGCGAAGGATACAGCAGGTAAAGTCCAAAGCTCTCAGTTTAATAATGGACTCAAAACTCAAGCAGATAAACAAGAGAAACACAACTTAGTATAACGGTGACCAGACAACGAGTGACAGAAAGGGAGCATCTTAAATACAAAGACAGATCAGGAAAATTAACTAAACACAGGTGACTGAGATAAACTAATAAGGCTCAACAAGACCAGGAACATAACTAAATTGTCATGCTacactgccggaaggaacacagagtcgagagtaatcgagagagtctttattaatccaacacaggggtaaatccaacatggaacacaggaggaagacacacgtatgtaactGGTAGATCcgacaaaactaaactgaaagacTATGGTATTTAAATGCAGGATAAGTGGAGAAACACAGGTGAATGGAATTACTAATCAACAGAGACGTGGAACACATGGGGaggaaactagacacacctggaatcaaataaacaatcacgggagacagaaactgtgtcacagggagcaaaacatacacaaacaggTTCATAGTCCTGACATTTCACCCCCCTCCCAGAAGGTGCATCCTCACACCGTAGTAACAGAGGGAGGCGTGGGTGGGAACTTTGGAGGAGATTACAGTGGAGGAAAGACTCTCGGGAGGGGGCTCTGATGGTGGGAGctgatggtgggaggagccatggaggagaaATGGCTGCCGACTCCAGCAGGCCGACCCACGGCGGCGGagaaggtggaggaggagcccgaggcggaaacggagagccgaagagccagggtgacggggaggatccggaggtcctaggcgGAACTGATGATGCCAGTGACCGATGCGGAGATGTGGATCCGGGAGGCCAAGGTGGAACCAGAGTGACAGAagactgaggtggagccgaggggatgaaggagcctgacagagccagagggacgaggtgaagccagaggagtggtGTCCCGAGGCGCAGGATGGTCGATGCCAGACCAAGGCCGAGCCGGATGGACGAGTgagccaggcggagcttgtggactgccagGCCACGGCGGAGAGGGAGCTAGGAGTCATGGTGGAGCCGATGGGTTAACGGGCCAAGGCAGAGTCCAGGCCTCGGAGGcaggaggcggaggtgagggagactcagagCACGGCgacactggaggatggcagtcccatgGAGCTCAcaccgcaatgatggtgggctgagggcgggCAGAGGgtctgccagacgacagcggtggaggaggcaggagtgggAATTTTGGAGGAGCGGCCacaggagggcacattctaggagcggCCAcaggaggacactttctaggagcgGCCAcaggaggacactttctaggagcgggctctggagaattggaagcccccgcagggctggacgaggaaaccaaggacgaaggagggctggacgggaccagcggagacgatagagagaggagagggggcagttcaactTTCAGTTCCgattcccagtctataagatcCACCTCCTCATTTTGGCGCTCCATatccagctcaccctcagccatggtgcagtGCATCTCCACGCTCACCCTGTCCGTGTCCTTCTCCCTCATGGCGGGCGGTGTTGCCGGCAAACACACCTGGTCTGACGTCATGGCGTCTGGCTCCACGGCGATCCTCAGCTCTGACGCTCTATGCTGTGATAGCTCGTCAGTCGCGctgggctctggctctccgtcagcGGCGGGCTCGGGCATGCGCTCTGCACATCGGGGAGAtagtgggctgggctctgggttgGTAGTTGCACTGGCGATCAATCCCTGGGAACAGGTGGGGAACAGAGATCCATTTCTCGCCAGTGTCCACTCCACGAATGTGGCAAAATTCGCTCAGGGACCGTTCTTGGACAACGGTGTTCTGTGCGCGATGTTCCAACTGGCGTTGTAGAACACACAGAGCATGTCATCCGGGTAGTTGGTGAGGCTTGCCATGATCCTGAACAGTCTGGTGTGTGCCCCGAGCGAattctccccctgctccagcaggaggacaAGGTATTCTgggcgaaggaggggatccatcACACACAATGGAAAGGAAAAACTGAGGAAAACCAGAAAACAAATGGAGGGTAGACAAACGGAATAAACTGTTGTACGTCGGGTCTTCTGTCATGCTACGCTGCTTGAAGGAACACAGACTCAAgagtaatcgagagagtctttattaatccaacacaggggtaaatccaacatggaacacaggaggaagacacacgtatgtaactggtagacccgacaaaactgaactgaaagactATGGTATTTAAaggcaggataattggggaaacacaggtgaatGGAATGACTAATCAACAgagacatggaacacat carries:
- the LOC109062761 gene encoding protein BTG3-like; the encoded protein is MKKEIAAVVFFLKRLIKKAEKLNGEKVDLFVERLTVALQEKYKGHWYPDNPSKGQAFRCIRVNRFHKEDTELLRACAESGVQYKDLGLPKELTLWVDPGEVCCRYGESNHGFTVATFSSDDDDDKEDVTKKVTRAVERVTSDYHSGSSSDEDTSCREAQYTPPLYNHTPYQLVYASAPVWHPVPRKKFGPGKGHYPQRPHYIIRPPCRPNHSFKPHSWVQQWYRSKHSYWGNTSNLVHQLQ